A section of the Hydrogenobacter sp. genome encodes:
- the tsf gene encoding translation elongation factor Ts — translation MVSAQMVKTLREMTGAGMLECKKALEEAGGDLEKAKEILRIRGLAKAEKKAGRETKEGIIQTYVSQDRKVGVIIELNCETDFVARNEHFNELALNIAKHIAQISENANREGTGEDILKQAYYQDPTKSVEEVIKSAIAKIGENIQLRRFTRFDTDGYVHAYVHGIGRVGVLVDYRSDKMDDRVLRVIQDVAMQIAAMKAEYVDVNSIPAEVIEREKRIFAQQARQEGKPENIIDKVVEGRLKKFYQEKVLLEQPFIKEEKKTVGQYLGENALGIQIKRFVRYELGGI, via the coding sequence ATGGTCAGTGCGCAGATGGTAAAAACGCTTAGAGAAATGACAGGAGCAGGGATGCTTGAATGTAAAAAGGCTCTTGAGGAAGCGGGTGGGGATTTAGAAAAGGCAAAGGAGATCCTCAGGATAAGGGGGCTTGCAAAAGCCGAGAAAAAAGCGGGTAGAGAAACTAAGGAAGGAATTATACAGACTTACGTTTCGCAGGACAGAAAAGTCGGGGTGATAATAGAACTAAACTGTGAAACGGACTTCGTTGCCAGAAACGAACATTTCAACGAGCTTGCCCTGAATATAGCCAAACATATAGCTCAAATTTCGGAAAATGCCAACAGAGAAGGTACAGGTGAAGACATTCTAAAACAGGCTTATTATCAAGATCCCACCAAAAGTGTGGAGGAGGTTATAAAGTCAGCTATAGCGAAGATAGGGGAAAATATACAGCTCAGAAGATTCACGAGATTTGACACGGACGGCTACGTACACGCGTACGTACACGGTATAGGTAGGGTGGGTGTTCTTGTAGATTACAGATCAGATAAGATGGACGATAGGGTTTTAAGGGTGATTCAGGATGTAGCCATGCAGATAGCAGCAATGAAAGCTGAGTACGTGGATGTAAACTCCATACCTGCAGAAGTCATAGAAAGGGAAAAGAGAATTTTCGCACAACAGGCGAGACAGGAAGGCAAGCCTGAGAACATCATAGACAAGGTTGTTGAGGGTAGACTCAAGAAGTTCTATCAGGAGAAGGTACTATTAGAGCAGCCCTTTATAAAGGAGGAAAAAAAGACTGTGGGTCAGTATCTGGGAGAAAATGCTTTGGGAATTCAGATAAAGAGATTTGTGAGGTACGAACTCGGTGGCATTTGA
- the pyrH gene encoding UMP kinase: protein MEGEKPEYKRVLIKLSGEAFAGDEDYGISPSFLDYISREIRSLYDRSVQLAVVIGGGNIFRGIEGLEIGIDRATGDYMGMLATVINALALQSTLERTAQIPTRVLSAIEMRQVAEPYIRRRAIRHLEKGRVVIFAAGTGNPFFSTDTAAALRAAEISADLLIKATKVDGIYTEDPLKNPKAEFIEEITYLEAITKGIKVMDHTAMTMCMENRIPILVLNIKKPGNLLRAIMGEKVGSLVR from the coding sequence ATGGAAGGTGAAAAACCTGAATATAAGAGGGTTCTTATAAAACTCTCAGGTGAAGCTTTTGCTGGTGACGAAGATTATGGGATAAGTCCCAGTTTTCTTGATTATATCTCAAGAGAGATAAGATCCCTTTACGATCGCAGTGTGCAGTTGGCAGTGGTGATAGGTGGGGGTAATATTTTCAGAGGCATAGAGGGGCTTGAGATAGGCATAGACAGGGCAACCGGTGATTATATGGGTATGCTTGCAACAGTTATAAATGCTCTGGCTCTTCAGTCCACCCTGGAAAGAACCGCTCAAATACCCACGAGAGTCCTCTCGGCCATAGAGATGAGGCAGGTAGCTGAACCTTATATAAGGAGAAGGGCTATAAGGCATCTGGAGAAAGGCAGGGTTGTGATTTTCGCAGCAGGTACTGGTAACCCCTTTTTCTCCACTGATACCGCGGCGGCCCTTAGAGCTGCGGAGATATCAGCAGACCTCCTAATCAAGGCAACAAAAGTGGACGGCATATACACCGAAGATCCACTCAAAAATCCTAAAGCTGAGTTTATAGAAGAGATCACCTATCTTGAAGCTATAACCAAAGGCATAAAAGTGATGGACCACACAGCAATGACCATGTGCATGGAAAACAGAATACCCATTTTAGTACTCAACATCAAAAAGCCAGGCAACTTGCTAAGAGCTATTATGGGAGAGAAGGTGGGTTCTTTGGTGAGGTAG
- the frr gene encoding ribosome recycling factor, which yields MMEDIFSSAEEDMKKALNHFKNEIAGLRTTRASTALVEELKVEYYGSKVPLKQLGSVSVPEANQILIQVWDANAVSNIEKTIMEELSLNPQRHGNTLRITLPPLTQERRKELVKLLHKMAEEARVAVRNIRRDAKEMIEDLEGISEDEIKRSLDRLQKLTDRYIEQINQIAEAKEREIMGA from the coding sequence ATGATGGAAGACATTTTTAGCAGTGCCGAAGAGGACATGAAAAAGGCTCTAAACCACTTTAAAAACGAGATAGCGGGATTAAGGACCACAAGGGCAAGTACGGCACTCGTTGAGGAACTTAAAGTGGAATACTACGGATCAAAAGTTCCTTTAAAACAGCTGGGTAGCGTTTCCGTACCTGAAGCAAACCAGATACTTATACAGGTTTGGGACGCTAATGCGGTATCAAATATAGAAAAAACCATTATGGAAGAACTCAGTTTGAATCCCCAAAGGCATGGAAACACGCTTAGAATCACGTTACCTCCCCTCACACAGGAACGGAGAAAGGAGCTTGTTAAACTGCTTCACAAGATGGCGGAGGAGGCGAGAGTAGCTGTCAGAAACATACGCAGAGATGCTAAGGAAATGATAGAAGACCTTGAAGGCATTTCCGAAGACGAGATAAAGAGAAGCTTGGATAGGCTACAGAAGCTAACAGATAGGTACATAGAACAGATAAATCAGATCGCAGAAGCGAAAGAGAGAGAAATTATGGGAGCATAG
- a CDS encoding glycosyltransferase family 2 protein — MDWIVFILGLLPYTLEIYFLSFALRYKKPQPTDTIRKPFVSVHVPIHKEPPHIVINTLKSLSDQDYKSYEVLALVNNTPQIDLRKPIKDFCQEKSSILRYYHIQTSGYKGGTLNEAIHLSDPKTEIISVVDSDYQVSKDFIKKGVGFFEGNTAIVQFPQDYRDFPDTVFFKAMYISYRYFFAVIMRMCHVLGAVAFMGTVGFIRSDAIKKAGNWSEEVLTEDSEAGLRIVLRGFKGKYIDESIGKGLMPLSFFSCRQQRFRWAYGNAQTLIKHFFALTFGKELSFKQKIAFWIQNTVWHTPLIISLSLTFFSYLSYLFSHFGAGLLTGFLISRVYSFLWLYRKIDKLSIYESILGLIFYLSLFFPMSYAPMRVLIPSKVSFYRTPKIKQRESAKYFGEIFMLFLTFLLFLVSIKEGKWINVYTCTLSIIFFACFFWIVNKGRSSMLP; from the coding sequence ATGGATTGGATCGTTTTTATATTGGGTTTATTACCATATACTTTAGAGATATATTTTCTGAGCTTTGCGCTAAGATATAAAAAACCACAGCCTACGGATACTATTCGAAAGCCTTTCGTAAGTGTACATGTTCCAATACACAAAGAACCACCTCATATAGTAATAAATACTTTAAAAAGTTTGAGCGATCAAGATTACAAAAGTTATGAGGTACTTGCCCTTGTAAATAACACACCTCAAATTGATCTTAGAAAACCCATAAAGGATTTTTGTCAAGAAAAAAGTAGTATTTTAAGATATTATCACATACAGACTTCCGGCTACAAAGGAGGTACACTTAACGAGGCTATACATCTGTCAGATCCTAAAACCGAGATAATAAGTGTAGTAGATAGCGATTATCAAGTATCTAAGGATTTTATAAAAAAAGGTGTTGGCTTCTTTGAAGGCAATACTGCTATAGTACAGTTTCCTCAAGATTATAGGGATTTTCCTGATACGGTATTTTTCAAAGCTATGTACATTTCTTACAGATACTTTTTTGCGGTAATAATGAGAATGTGTCACGTGTTAGGTGCTGTAGCTTTTATGGGAACTGTAGGCTTTATAAGAAGTGATGCTATAAAAAAGGCTGGAAATTGGAGCGAAGAGGTTTTAACGGAAGATAGTGAAGCTGGTCTCAGGATAGTTTTAAGAGGATTTAAAGGTAAATATATAGACGAAAGCATAGGAAAAGGTTTGATGCCTTTAAGTTTCTTTTCGTGTAGGCAACAGAGATTCAGATGGGCATATGGAAATGCTCAAACATTAATAAAACATTTCTTTGCTCTTACTTTCGGAAAGGAGTTAAGCTTTAAACAGAAGATAGCTTTTTGGATTCAAAATACTGTTTGGCATACACCTCTCATAATTTCCTTATCTCTTACATTTTTTTCTTATCTTAGTTATCTGTTTAGCCATTTTGGTGCAGGTTTATTAACAGGCTTTTTAATTTCAAGGGTATATAGCTTTCTTTGGCTTTACAGAAAGATAGATAAACTATCTATTTATGAGTCTATTCTTGGATTGATATTCTATTTGTCGCTATTTTTCCCAATGAGTTATGCTCCAATGAGAGTTTTAATACCTTCTAAAGTGTCCTTTTATCGGACTCCTAAAATCAAACAAAGGGAAAGTGCAAAATACTTTGGTGAAATATTCATGCTTTTTCTAACATTTCTCTTATTTTTGGTATCTATAAAAGAAGGTAAATGGATAAATGTTTACACTTGTACTCTTTCCATAATTTTCTTTGCTTGCTTCTTCTGGATTGTTAATAAGGGTAGGTCTTCTATGCTCCCATAA